In the Pectinatus sottacetonis genome, TTTATGCCTTCTGATTGTGCTGATTTTACTTCGGACTCAAGAGCGGCTATTTCATTGGTACGGGCTCTGTTGATTACTGTTACAGTTTTAGCTTTGCAGCGAATAGCGGTGCGGGCAGCATCTATAGCAGTGTTTCCGGCACCAATTATTACGACATTATCATTAGCATGAATGGGGACTTCGCGTGAAGCAATACTTTTCTGCTTGGCAAGGGCGACCATTTGTAAGAAATAAGTCGCCTGGATAACTCCTGGAAGTCTTATGCCGGGAAGAGGCAAAAACTTTGATAAAGCGTTGCCGGTTCCAATGAAAATAGCATCAAATCCCTCTTCAAAAAGCATATCAAGTGTAAGCTTAGTACCAATCATTGTATTGAGCCTAAATTCAACGCCCAAATTAGCTATTTTTTTTACTTCGCGCCGTACCACTTGTTTAGGAAGCCTGAATTCAGGAATCCCGTACATTAATACTCCGCCTGCTTCATGCTGGGCATCAAAAACTGTTACACTAAAGCCCATTTTACTCAAATCACCGGCTACGGTAAGCCCGGCAGGACCGGATCCAATAACAGCAATTCTACCGGGGACTTTTTTCTTGATTACTATAGGAGTCAGGGATAACTCTCCATCCATGTCAGCAATAAATCGCTCAATTTTACCGATTTTTATACCTTTACCACGCTTGTTTAAAATACAGGAACCCTCGCATTGTTTTTCATGGGGACATACCCTGCCGCACACTGCGGGTAAGTTGCTGTGATGGGCTATTATGGCACTGGCAGCACCCAAATTACCTTTGGCCATTTCAGCAATAAAATCAGGTATTTCATTTTCAATAGGACAGCCAGTACGGCACAGGGGTTTAACACAATGCAGACAGCGCTTTGCTTCAATGACTGCTTCACGCAGGGTAAAACCGGCTGGATCGTAGTCAATGAACCTTTCTAATTCTTTCAAACTAATTCTCCTTTGTAAACTTCCTAAAAACTAAATCCATTTATTATAAATATTATACCCTTTTAATATTAGTGAAAGCAAAAGTAAAAGTGGTTCCTTTATCTAAAATACTGTCTACTTTTATAGTAATGTCATGTCTTTCTGCTATATGTTTAGCTATAGCCAGACCAAGTCCAGTTCCCTTTTTGTTGCGTTCGTTATTTACTTTATGGAACCGATCGAAAATATGGGTGAGTATTTGCGGTGATATACCACAGCCATTATCAGCTATTTGCAGGTAAGCAATGCTGTCTTTATCATAAAGATGGATTTTTATTTCATTATTCTGCTGGGAAAATTTTATTGCATTGTCCAAAACGATCATTAGCATTTGTCGCAAACGTCCATAGTCACCAAGAAATTTTACAGGAGGAATTTCTATATTTGTCTTGAGCTGTATCTGTTTTGCGGCAGCAAATGGACGCATTGATCTTGCAGCGTCATTTACAAGATCGTTTAAAATAAATTTTGACATTTCTATTTTAAAATCGGGATTTTGCAATTTGGATAATTCTAGCATGTCATTTACCAGGCGCTCAAGATATATAGTTTCATTGAGCATCTGTTGATGGTATTCTTTTTGTTTTGTTTCATCTTTTATTACTCCGCTGGTAAGCGCTTCAAGTGAGGCACGCAGTACCGTAACAGGCGTTCTAAGTTCATGAGATACATTAGCAGTAAAAATACGGCGAGCCTTATCAAGGCGGCCGCTTTCCTGAGCCGCTTTATCAAGCCTTATAGCCATCTGGTCGAGAGAATCAGCTAAATCACCTATTTCATCAGATTGATTAATATTAGTCTTGCTATTATAATTGCCATCAGCAATAGAAAGGGCAAGTTTCTTCATTTTACGCAGTGGTTCTGTACAGTAATAAGAAAGAAATAATGAAGCTGGCAATGAAATGAGCATGGCAAATAAGGAGCTTATTATTAAAAGTTTTATGGCATAAAAAATAGAACTATTTAGTTGATTGATAGGCGCATGCATGAGAACTGCACCTACGAATTTACCGTTAGAATCTTTTATGGGGGCAGCTGCTGTGGTAGAAGGTGTGCCCAAAACGCTGCTAAAACTGTTGGCGACGACAATGTTACCTTTTAAAGCTTTATTGATAACCTGAACACCTCCGGGGGGAAGTTCATTATATTGCACAGAATGATGAAAATGATTGTTACTTATCAGGAACTGTCGATTATTGTTTATTATCCATATATCACACTTATCCATATTATTGAGAAGCTTTATATAATAACCGAGTGCCTTATAGTAGGGAATTGTAGGATCCATAGAAGGGGGTATCCGCATATCTTGTCCCATCATATCCATGTGATGATGGTGTATACGTAGATAAGGAGGTGGTTCTTTTTCTGGGACATCGTTTTGCAGAAAAAGACTAATTGTATTAGAAATGGTTACAACTTTTTCTTTTAAATCATTTCTGTGCAGTTCAATGGTTTGCTTATTAAAGAAAAAATAAAAAAAGCTGTTTATTATAAGCATAAAAATGAGTAAAACCACAGAAAAAAAGGCAAATAATTTATATACAATTTTAATTTTCATCTTCGGTTTCGGCGGTTTCAAATTTATATCCCACTCCCCATACTGTTTTTATCATTTTACCATAAATACTTTTAGTATTTAACTTTGCCCGTAGACGTTTTATATGGGAGTCGACTGTTCTGGTATCACCGAAATAGTCATATCCCCAAATACTGTCTAAGAGATTATCACGGGAGAAAACTTTACCATAATTTGAAGCTAGAAGCCATAAAAGTTCAATTTCTTTTTTAGTCAGAGAAACATCTTTTTCATCAATTGTAACAGCATAACTATCTAGATCAATGACCATAGTATCATATTTTAATATATGTTTTTTATCTGATGAAGTAGTATCCATACGGCGCAGTACGGCTCGTACTCTGGCCATTACTTCCGCGGGAGAAAAGGGCTTTACAATATAATCATCAGCGCCAATGTCAAGTCCCATGATGCGTTCAAAATCTTCACCGCGAGCTGTTATCATTATTACAGGAACATTAGAACTCTTACGAATCTCACGGCATACGGCAAAGCCGTCTTTTTTGGGCATCATTATATCGAGTAGAATTATGTCAAGTTTTTCTTTGTCAAATATAGCAGTAGCAGCCATTCCATCTTCTGCAAAAAATACATTAAAACCTTCCTGTCTGGCATATTCGCCCAAAACAACGGCTATTTGTTCATTATCTTCCGCAATGAGCATGTTTTTCATAATATATTCCTTTCTCTATTACAGGTATGATTATTTGTATAAAAATTTAACGAATGCGTTATAGTAATTTTATGTTATAAATAAGATAACTTTACTAAAATAATATCAGATAAATTTGTTTTTTTTATGATATGAGATAAAATTATTTCTTTGTATAACCTAGTAATTGTAAATAAAAGGTAATAGCTTTTGCCATAATTTTGTCATATTTTATTGTTAAACTTTAAATATTAGTCGGATTGACTTGGAAAATTAAATAGTGCAGGAACAATTTAAGAATTTTATGAAAGAGAGAATAATATAATAATGGGAAATAAACTTATAATATCGCTTACAGTTGCTGTTGCTATAGCTATGGCATCTATTACAGCTTTCGCGGCTACGGCAGCAGAGACAAGAACAGCAGAAATTGCAGCAACCCTGACCAATAGGAGTATTGATAGTGTATTACGGGAAAGCTATAGTCAGCATAAAACTTTTGCCCAGATTGCTGATGAAGCAGGGAAGCTGGATGATTTTAAAAAGCAGGTTTCTTTTGTGCAGGATAATACGTTAAAACAGCATAGTTCCAGCCGAATAAATAAGAAACAGGAAAAAGGTATGCTGGAAAAATTAGCTGCTGACTATAAAGAATCAGCACAAACAAATTTTGCTATATACAGTAGTGCTAATGAGAATAAATAATGCTTATCGGGAATGATTATTTATAAATAAAAAGACTTAAAAACACGTGACAATTTATAGTTTATAAACTATAATATAAGCAGT is a window encoding:
- a CDS encoding NAD(P)-dependent oxidoreductase, whose protein sequence is MKELERFIDYDPAGFTLREAVIEAKRCLHCVKPLCRTGCPIENEIPDFIAEMAKGNLGAASAIIAHHSNLPAVCGRVCPHEKQCEGSCILNKRGKGIKIGKIERFIADMDGELSLTPIVIKKKVPGRIAVIGSGPAGLTVAGDLSKMGFSVTVFDAQHEAGGVLMYGIPEFRLPKQVVRREVKKIANLGVEFRLNTMIGTKLTLDMLFEEGFDAIFIGTGNALSKFLPLPGIRLPGVIQATYFLQMVALAKQKSIASREVPIHANDNVVIIGAGNTAIDAARTAIRCKAKTVTVINRARTNEIAALESEVKSAQSEGIKFLSLLNPLELIGKYFVTGLRCNIIHDPGKDKNLIITEKITTIPANKVIIAIGQRPASRIIGSTRGIEVDENGYVKTRDIPYGMTMRSGVFSGGDVVNGPATVVRAMKDAKMAARGIAQYVEAKKLMEKCGLKMTD
- a CDS encoding sensor histidine kinase, which translates into the protein MKPPKPKMKIKIVYKLFAFFSVVLLIFMLIINSFFYFFFNKQTIELHRNDLKEKVVTISNTISLFLQNDVPEKEPPPYLRIHHHHMDMMGQDMRIPPSMDPTIPYYKALGYYIKLLNNMDKCDIWIINNNRQFLISNNHFHHSVQYNELPPGGVQVINKALKGNIVVANSFSSVLGTPSTTAAAPIKDSNGKFVGAVLMHAPINQLNSSIFYAIKLLIISSLFAMLISLPASLFLSYYCTEPLRKMKKLALSIADGNYNSKTNINQSDEIGDLADSLDQMAIRLDKAAQESGRLDKARRIFTANVSHELRTPVTVLRASLEALTSGVIKDETKQKEYHQQMLNETIYLERLVNDMLELSKLQNPDFKIEMSKFILNDLVNDAARSMRPFAAAKQIQLKTNIEIPPVKFLGDYGRLRQMLMIVLDNAIKFSQQNNEIKIHLYDKDSIAYLQIADNGCGISPQILTHIFDRFHKVNNERNKKGTGLGLAIAKHIAERHDITIKVDSILDKGTTFTFAFTNIKRV
- a CDS encoding response regulator transcription factor, giving the protein MKNMLIAEDNEQIAVVLGEYARQEGFNVFFAEDGMAATAIFDKEKLDIILLDIMMPKKDGFAVCREIRKSSNVPVIMITARGEDFERIMGLDIGADDYIVKPFSPAEVMARVRAVLRRMDTTSSDKKHILKYDTMVIDLDSYAVTIDEKDVSLTKKEIELLWLLASNYGKVFSRDNLLDSIWGYDYFGDTRTVDSHIKRLRAKLNTKSIYGKMIKTVWGVGYKFETAETEDEN